A region from the Lolium perenne isolate Kyuss_39 chromosome 4, Kyuss_2.0, whole genome shotgun sequence genome encodes:
- the LOC127297379 gene encoding 26S proteasome non-ATPase regulatory subunit 11 homolog encodes MSSSMESTYLPATTESIAKAQEAKDASASISILYRVIQDPSSSPDALRTKELAITNLTNYLTKENRAEDLRNLLTQLRPFFSLIPKAKTAKIVRGVIDAVAKIPGTSDLQISLCKEMVEWTRAEKRTFLRQRVESRLAALLLENREYTEALTLLTGLIKEVRRLDDKLLLVDIDLLESKLHFSLRNLPKAKASLTAARTAANAIYVPPAQQGTIDLQSGILHAEEKDYKTAYSYFFEAFEAFNALEDPRAIFSLKYMLLCKIMVNQADDVAGIISSKASLKYVGPDVDAMKAVADAYSKRSLKYFETALRDYKAQLEEDPIVHRHLSSLYDTLLEQNLCRLIEPYSKVEIEHIAQMIELPIDHVEKKLSQMILDKKFAGTLDQGAGCLIIFEELTTEAIFPATLETISNVGKVVDSLYMRSAKIMA; translated from the coding sequence ATGTCTTCTTCAATGGAGTCAACATACCTTCCTGCTACTACTGAGTCAATTGCAAAAGCTCAGGAGGCTAAGGATGCTTCAGCGTCGATTTCAATCCTTTACCGTGTGATTCAAGACCCGTCTTCTTCTCCAGATGCACTGAGAACAAAAGAGCTTGCGATTACTAACCTTACAAACTACCTCACTAAAGAGAACCGAGCTGAGGATCTGCGGAATCTTTTGACCCAGCTCAGGCCATTTTTCTCACTGATTCCCAAGGCCAAGACTGCAAAAATTGTCCGTGGAGTCATTGATGCTGTCGCCAAGATTCCTGGAACATCTGATCTTCAGATCTCACTCTGCAAGGAGATGGTGGAATGGACCCGTGCAGAGAAACGGACGTTCCTTAGGCAGCGTGTGGAGTCAAGGTTAGCGGCCCTTCTATTAGAGAATCGGGAGTACACTGAAGCCCTTACCCTCCTTACTGGTCTTATCAAGGAAGTCAGGAGACTTGATGACAAGTTGCTTCTTGTGGACATTGACCTATTGGAAAGCAAACTCCACTTCTCTCTGAGAAACCTGCCGAAGGCCAAAGCTTCATTGACCGCTGCAAGAACAGCGGCTAATGCCATTTATGTTCCACCAGCTCAGCAGGGCACTATTGATCTGCAGAGTGGAATCCTTCACGCTGAGGAGAAGGATTACAAAACTGCTTACAGCTACTTCTTTGAAGCATTTGAGGCTTTCAATGCACTCGAGGACCCAAGAGCTATCTTCAGCTTGAAGTATATGCTCTTGTGCAAGATAATGGTTAACCAGGCTGATGATGTGGCTGGAATAATTTCATCTAAGGCTAGcctgaagtatgtgggtcctgatGTTGATGCCATGAAAGCTGTAGCGGATGCCTACTCTAAAAGATCTCTCAAGTATTTTGAAACCGCCCTTCGTGATTATAAAGCTCAGCTTGAGGAGGATCCTATTGTTCACAGGCATCTTTCATCACTGTATGATACCCTGCTGGAGCAGAATCTCTGCAGGTTGATTGAGCCATACTCGAAAGTGGAGATTGAGCATATCGCACAGATGATTGAATTGCCCATTGATCATGTTGAGAAGAAGTTGTCACAGATGATCCTTGACAAGAAATTTGCTGGTACTCTGGATCAAGGTGCTGGTTGCCTCATTATCTTTGAGGAACTCACAACCGAGGCTATCTTCCCTGCTACACTCGAAACTATTTCAAACGTTGGGAAGGTTGTGGACAGCCTTTACATGAGGTCCGCGAAGATCATGGCTTGA
- the LOC127297380 gene encoding dihydrodipicolinate reductase-like protein CRR1, chloroplastic, protein MGGRSCLNLLPCSTSTPCRASAAASSCRYFVHHHRTRARVQASTGRRGAAKVSCSAASGQAPPSQSTIKVVIVGATKEIGRAAIAAVSMARGMELAGAIDTQCIGQDAGEISGMEEPLEIPVLNDLTMVLGSIAQSRGTGVVVDFSEPSLVYDNVKQAAAFGLSSIVYVPKIEMDIVTELSAFCDKASMGCLVAPTLSIGSVLLQQAAIQASFHYNNVEIVESRPNPSDLPSQDAIQIANNISDLGQIYNREDMDSDNPSRGQVLGEDGVRVHTMVLPGLASSTSVILSGPGEIYTLKHDVTNVRCLMPGLILAIRKVIRLKNLIYGLEKFL, encoded by the exons ATGGGAGGGCGCAGCTGCTTGAACCTCCTCCCTTGCTCGACCTCCACCCCCTGCAGAGCCAGCGCGGCCGCTTCGTCATGCCGCTACTTCGTCCACCACCACCGCACCAGAGCGCGCGTGCAGGCCTCCACCGGGAGGAGAGGCGCGGCCAAGGTCTCCTGCTCCGCTGCCTCCGGGCAGGCGCCGCCGTCGCAGAGCACAATCAAG GTGGTCATCGTCGGCGCCACAAAGGAGATCGGAAGGGCGGCGATTGCGGCGGTGAGCATGGCGAGGGGGATGGAGCTCGCGGGCGCCATTGATACCCAGTGCATTGGGCAGGATGCAGGAGAG ATAAGTGGCATGGAAGAACCCTTGGAGATCCCCGTGCTCAATGATCTCACCATGGTTCTGGGATCCATAGCACAG TCAAGAGGAACTGGCGTGGTTGTCGATTTCAGTGAACCTTCTCTTGTCTACGACAATGTCAAGCAG GCAGCAGCATTTGGCTTAAGCAGCATCGTATACGTTCCAAAAATTGAGATGGATATAGTGACTGAGCTGTCAGCATTCTGTGACAAAGCAAGCATG GGTTGCTTGGTCGCTCCGACGCTGTCAATAGGCTCGGTACTCCTTCAACAAGCTGCAATCCAGGCCTCATTCCACTACAACAATGTCGAGATTGTGGAATCAAGACCTAACCCATCG GACTTGCCATCGCAAGATGCAATACAGATTGCAAACAACAtatctgatcttggtcagatatacaaCAGGGAAGATATGGACTCTGATAATCCA TCAAGAGGTCAGGTACTCGGAGAAGATGGAGTACGTGTGCACACCATGGTTCTTCCAGGGCTTGCTTCAAGCACATCCGTCATTTTGTCAGGCCCTGGAGAG ATTTACACCTTGAAGCATGATGTTACAAATGTTCGGTGTCTTATGCCAGGACTAATTCTGGCAATACGGAAAGTGATTCGGTTGAAG AACTTGATCTATGGTCTGGAGAAGTTCTTGTAG
- the LOC127297381 gene encoding F-box protein At4g00755, with the protein MAKDKGNAPDLLDWVGPDISAAIFRLLHNPADLLRASAAQRSWRRFVVENDFCRNLCERLCPEAATLAAAIEVSRSSPPPPPASPESSGDAGARAAEAEFRIYAHLCGELLPNAGPSIDCILHCVGASSTDNFPDETIENTLEPQDRINHRPSYWSSGGQDDGAVPETLTYRLCSDICVVHEIKLQPFKAYFQIGQPIYSSRMVRFRMGHCKLSRGSESFVTEEDENQAVIADENYLWTYTSPEFPMLQENSLQSFKLPRPVLCIGGVVKIELLGGVQKQASDDRYYICVCHAQVVGRSLSPVLMVDISDDGGRSILKYLPAARGLCAEEVMQNKSMDSLEWHALLDRYRNMRHLAIMQVLMGHARFNEQDGGVGLFEQHELGGGDVSDDDHFA; encoded by the exons ATGGCCAAGGACAAGGGCAACGCCCCGGACCTGCTCGACTGGGTCGGCCCGGACATCTCCGCCGCCATCTTCCGCCTCCTCCACAACCCCGCCGACCTCCTCCGCGCATCCGCCGCCCAGCGCTCCTGGCGCAGATTCG TGGTGGAGAACGACTTCTGCAGGAACCTCTGCGAGCGGCTGTGCCCGGAGGCGGCCACCCTCGCAGCCGCAATCGAGGTGAGCAGAtcatccccgccgccgccgcccgcctcccccgAGTCCAGCGGCGACGCGGGGGCCCGAGCGGCGGAGGCGGAGTTCCGGATCTACGCGCACCTCTGCGGCGAGCTCCTCCCCAACGCCGGGCCCTCCATCGACTGCATCCTGCACTGCgtcggcgcctcctccaccgacAACTTCCCCGACGAGACCATCGAGAACACGCTCGAGCCGCAGGACCGCATCAACCACCGCCCATCATACTGGTCCAGCGGCGGACAGGACGACGGCGCCGTGCCCGAGACGCTCACGTACAGGCTCTGCTCGGACATCTGCGTCGTCCACGAGATCAAGCTACAGCCGTTCAAAG CATACTTTCAGATTGGCCAACCTATATACTCTTCAAGGATGGTCCGATTCCGGATGGGCCACTGCAAACTTTCTCGTGGATCCGAGTCATTTGTCACGGAGGAGGATGAGAACCAGGCAGTTATTGCTGATGAAAACTATTTGTGGACTTACACCTCGCCCGAGTTCCCTATGCTGCAG GAAAATTCACTACAATCGTTTAAACTGCCGCGCCCAGTCCTTTGCATTGGTGGTGTAGTGAAAATTGAACTGCTGGGAGGAGTGCAGAAGCAAGCCAGTGATGATCGGTATTACATTTG TGTCTGCCATGCTCAAGTGGTCGGCCGTTCACTTTCACCAGTCCTCATGGTCGACATCTCCGACGATGGTGGCCGCTCAATCCTCAAGTACCTGCCGGCAGCCAGAGGTCTGTGTGCGGAGGAGGTGATGCAGAACAAGTCGATGGACTCGTTGGAGTGGCACGCTCTCCTCGACAGGTACAGGAACATGAGGCATCTGGCGATCATGCAGGTTCTCATGGGGCATGCACGGTTCAATGAACAAGACGGCGGCGTCGGGCTCTTTGAACAGCATGAATTAGGCGGCGGGGACGTCTCGGACGACGACCATTTCGCCTAG